One window of the Trypanosoma brucei gambiense DAL972 chromosome 5, complete sequence genome contains the following:
- a CDS encoding iron superoxide dismutase, putative, with the protein MRSAMMRCATGRHMAPLGLACMQYATLPNLKKPNGAAAELPPLQFNWKDGCAPVLSPRQLELHYTKHHKAYVDKLNALAGATYDGKTMEDIIVALANDSEKKVLFNQAAQHFNHSFYWLCITPNGKPMPKSLESALTAQFGSVDGFKDTFMQAGANNFGSGWTWLCVDPKNKGKPLVIDNTSNAGCPITKGLRPVFTVDVWEHAYYKDFENRRVDYLKEIWTIVDWEFVSRTYEQAMK; encoded by the coding sequence ATGAGGTCTGCCATGATGCGTTGCGCAACGGGCCGTCACATGGCACCACTGGGCCTTGCGTGCATGCAGTACGCAACTTTGCCTAACCTTAAGAAGCCAAATGGAGCAGCAGCGGAATTGCCACCGCTTCAGTTCAACTGGAAAGACGGATGTGCACCGGTGCTCAGCCCACGTCAGTTAGAGCTGCACTACACGAAGCATCACAAGGCGTATGTTGACAAGTTGAATGCACTGGCGGGAGCCACATACGATGGAAAAACTATGGAGGATATTATCGTTGCTTTAGCTAATGATTCTGAGAAGAAGGTCTTGTTCAACCAAGCGGCACAGCACTTCAACCACTCCTTTTATTGGTTGTGCATTACACCCAATGGGAAGCCAATGCCCAAATCCCTGGAGTCTGCCCTCACTGCTCAGTTTGGTTCAGTTGACGGTTTTAAGGACACGTTCATGCAAGCGGGAGCAAACAACTTTGGCTCTGGCTGGACGTGGTTGTGTGTGGACCCGAAAAATAAGGGTAAACCTCTTGTAATTGATAATACCAGCAATGCCGGGTGCCCAATCACAAAAGGACTCCGACCCGTCTTCACAGTGGATGTGTGGGAACATGCATATTACAAGGACTTTGAAAACCGGCGCGTGGATTACCTCAAGGAAATTTGGACTATTGTTGATTGGGAGTTTGTTTCAAGGACGTATGAACAGGCTATGAAGTAA
- a CDS encoding T. brucei spp.-specific protein, translating to MDTAGNSPGLKPGECESILDITRTAIANGHVDLVQRQFNKLVDRVIDLSTRIIEATSSAMEDREVTFVRHVDPLICPSGMLARASSTTHPREGSSSRGSSVRSSVGHLGKPRGSLVSNGAFGRREWSLPLSDNGSGNGNKNSVLKRRLSTVSKDGSVGSSQRRMSIGADLRRRSSVSHLARRETYSTDEFGISHNTCPGRLQSSATGIGVCSEERHDGPPPVTEEELTDEEVKATLAVLEEGHPSLQTYYELLHVHSCKDALHCVTEAHTKGALIISSQAKPENVRDVQEEPQEHSLSNFSVCFVSALFSHYSDRCGKSQGASLDNHRETTVKLESAEENSLGGSKGGSTEEAGNIFICTNAFFQKQPSPGKQTARPLTHLVREVTTTPKESLNSSESSVDGKGNPSEKNGGPTNFVPVEWHPARSAELALRNDSIVMPRTNERRDVIKVSNECGSEWCTNGDSTPGGNAFVVNCTASTYALFTGLPLLSSSGISGSGADANCCIAATETAVPMAAVESSLEGGDSSASTTHTGKSGVLGCETARELSGSRLTIELRITKSPSLQR from the coding sequence ATGGATACTGCAGGGAATTCTCCAGGCTTAAAACCTGGGGAATGTGAGTCCATTTTGGATATTACGCGCACCGCAATCGCCAACGGTCATGTGGACCTTGTGCAGCGCCAGTTCAACAAACTTGTGGACCGTGTGATAGACCTTTCAACGAGAATTATTGAGGCAACCAGTAGTGCAATGGAAGACAGAGAAGTGACGTTTGTACGGCATGTTGACCCGCTGATTTGTCCGTCCGGTATGTTAGCGAGGGCCTCAAGCACTACTCATCCGCGCGAAGGTAGTAGCAGCCGAGGAAGTAGCGTAAGAAGTTCCGTGGGGCATTTGGGTAAACCACGAGGGAGCCTCGTGTCCAATGGTGCCTTTGGGCGGCGGGAGTGGAGTTTGCCCCTTTCGGACAATGGTAGCGGTAATGGCAATAAAAACTCTGTACTGAAACGGAGACTGAGTACTGTCTCTAAAGACGGCTCTGTTGGGAGTAGCCAACGACGAATGTCCATAGGTGCTGACCTTAGGCGGAGATCTAGCGTTTCGCATTTGGCGAGGAGGGAAACGTACAGCACTGACGAGTTTGGCATCAGCCATAACACTTGCCCAGGGAGGCTACAAAGTAGTGCAACCGGTATCGGCGTGTGCAGCGAGGAGAGGCATGATGGTCCACCTCCTGTTACTGAAGAGGAGTTAACGGATGAGGAAGTTAAGGCAACGCTAGCGGTATTGGAAGAAGGGCATCCTTCCCTTCAAACGTACTACGAGCTGTTGCATGTGCACTCATGTAAAGATGCACTTCATTGTGTAACGGAGGCTCATACGAAGGGAGCACTTATCATAAGTTCACAGGCAAAACCAGAAAACGTACGTGACGTGCAAGAAGAACCGCAGGAGCATTCGTTGTCTAACTTCTCCGTGTGTTTCGTTAGCGCGTTGTTCAGCCATTATTCGGATCGCTGTGGTAAATCACAGGGCGCCTCGTTGGATAACCATCGGGAAACAACTGTAAAGCTGGAGAGTGCGGAAGAGAACTCACTGGGCGGCTCAAAAGGGGGTTCAACGGAAGAAGCGggaaatatttttatatGCACAAATGCGTTCTTTCAAAAGCAACCAAGCCCGGGAAAGCAAACAGCACGACCTTTAACTCATTTGGTGCGGGAAGTGACAACCACACCGAAGGAGTCGCTTAATTCGTCTGAGAGTTCGGttgatggaaaaggaaacccCAGTGAGAAAAATGGTGGCCCCACCAACTTCGTACCTGTAGAGTGGCATCCTGCTCGCTCCGCTGAGCTTGCGTTGCGCAATGATTCTATCGTTATGCCAAGGACAAATGAGCGTCGCGACGTAATCAAGGTTAGTAATGAATGCGGTAGTGAATGGTGTACTAATGGAGACTCGACACCTGGTGGTAACGCCTTTGTTGTGAATTGTACCGCTTCCACATATGCACTCTTCACTGGACTTCCACTTCTATCTTCTTCGGGGATTTCCGGTAGTGGTGCCGATGCGAACTGCTGTATTGCTGCTACCGAAACTGCAGTACCTATGGCGGCAGTTGAATCTTCCCTCGAGGGGGGTGACAGCAGCGCCAGCACTACTCATACCGGAAAAAGTGGTGTTTTGGGTTGTGAAACTGCGCGCGAACTTAGTGGGAGTCGCCTGACTATAGAACTGCGCATCACGAAGTCGCCATCATTACAAAGGTAA
- a CDS encoding 50S ribosomal protein L2, putative, with translation MATWRRPITLIYGNVLHRSVAARTAAVSDLSTPLPVVLCGSKRGVKLSNPIGKQGSQHYGTEPKLEAGKDVQIKHTEMYDGYTDDFGVFKEGPPMTLRLEYVRSPDHGFSQQLLQKDIWSPFQVNANMMIYTPLYYDWQGFSSRDYWGHRSGTNPGSKVVMGHYRRVEERSWGYRIMVNHKPQKRVPKWLACIVHLPRKKKFVGFFLYANGAYVAELLTYKQLPRICYNKRSSSGLPTIGQTVSLSEVTYGKELHSVEMYPGHGGVICRASGAAAVVLRGAEPNLVPLLLPSKEVRLFDNECHAVFGRRAGVMYRYQRNFGKRNVEEYMPHRPKVHSKTKRVSSHPAGGGNGGSSNLLVPLDWRIHPRNCVKTKYWLSGYILRGRQYNKGQTVADIKSKTYSWANRDPVYR, from the coding sequence ATGGCAACATGGCGACGCCCCATTACGTTGATATATGGAAATGTCCTGCACCGGTCAGTAGCTGCCCGCACGGCAGCGGTTTCTGACTTGTCAACACCTCTACCCGTCGTTCTGTGCGGCTCAAAGCGAGGCGTAAAACTATCGAATCCAATAGGTAAGCAAGGTAGCCAACATTACGGTACAGAACCAAAACTGGAGGCAGGAAAGGATGTACAAATTAAGCATACCGAAATGTATGATGGCTACACCGATGACTTCGGTGTCTTCAAGGAAGGCCCTCCCATGACGCTTCGACTGGAATACGTGCGGTCCCCAGACCATGGTTTTTCGCAGCAACTTTTGCAGAAGGATATTTGGTCTCCATTTCAGGTGAATGCAAATATGATGATATATACACCCCTGTATTACGATTGGCAAGGGTTTTCCAGCCGCGATTACTGGGGGCACCGCTCGGGAACGAACCCAGGAAGTAAAGTGGTGATGGGACATTACCGCCGTGTGGAGGAACGCTCTTGGGGGTATAGAATTATGGTGAATCACAAACCACAAAAACGTGTCCCCAAATGGCTTGCGTGCATTGTGCACCTgccaaggaaaaagaagtttgttggtttcttcctttacgCTAATGGTGCGTACGTTGCTGAGCTTCTTACGTACAAGCAGCTTCCACGAATATGTTACAACAAACGATCTAGCAGCGGTTTACCGACGATAGGGCAAACTGTATCGCTTAGTGAAGTGACTTATGGCAAGGAACTGCACTCGGTTGAGATGTACCCCGGCCACGGAGGTGTCATTTGCCGTGCAAGTGGCGCCGCGGCGGTTGTGCTGCGTGGCGCGGAACCCAATCTTGTTCCATTACTCCTTCCCTCCAAGGAGGTGCGTCTCTTTGATAATGAGTGTCATGCGGTGTTCGGTCGTCGGGCAGGTGTGATGTATCGCTACCAGCGAAACTTCGGTAAGAGGAACGTGGAGGAGTATATGCCCCACCGACCGAAAGTACactccaaaacaaaaagggttTCCAGTCACCCTGCTGGTGGAGGTAATGGTGGTTCTTCAAACTTGTTGGTGCCGTTAGACTGGCGGATTCACCCGCGTAATTGCGTCAAGACGAAATATTGGCTGTCAGGTTACATTCTACGAGGTAGACAGTACAATAAAGGTCAGACGGTGGCGGACATTAAATCGAAGACATACAGTTGGGCTAATCGGGATCCTGTTTACAGGTAA